The Panicum virgatum strain AP13 chromosome 5K, P.virgatum_v5, whole genome shotgun sequence genome has a window encoding:
- the LOC120707973 gene encoding clathrin interactor EPSIN 1-like isoform X1, translated as MDFMKVLDQTVREIKREVNLKVLKVPEIEQKVLDATSDEPWGPHLSDLADIARATKRYDECSMIMNALRQRLGDTGANWRHVYKALAVIEYLLANGTERAVDEITDNSSQIAKLTSFEYVESNGKDAGLNVRKKAETVLSIVDDREKLQQVREKAAASRDKYFGLSSTGVTYKSSAASFGSGSYSSGGRYGSAHSSKEADASRDSYRGNIRKEPISDFRSTRQMSIGGHTSSTTEYKSRKGQGRRRRNQDSSTSHLKSSSNLSSTSGGPSSQKVNNEDDDDFNPRGPSAPATASYNHVDLFGQSLMDDLVNKTASTSRALQNVGTASLPEVDLFADTDFQSANAPLELATASRSQMLSHENIDLFAGRSSFAGSANSDTGFSVRGSPNKSSDLMPSSLTHSNASAFDPFQPSFVTSFPSYTEFSVHDAPGKSKTPSHQHSSAADFDPFAAIPVKTLDESDSFSAFSSNTVSGQTKTESLKCSYRSPFEELNFGAFTSHTESPRTIATKLMNKSPTKLEPASMSESKSDVKKGAFQVKSGIWADSLSRGLIDLNITACKYLYIIPLKKVCTLFYACFWWCPACHLSGIETLLLAVSKHEYIYHMSCSPSSTRSLSVGTKFTTSKHTSRLYIVCFYS; from the exons ATGGATTTCATGAAGGTGCTCGATCAGACCGTCCGGGAGAT AAAGAGGGAGGTGAACCTCAAGGTCCTCAAGGTGCCGGAAATCGAGCAAAAG GTTCTTGATGCCACAAGCGATGAGCCATGGGGGCCTCACTTGTCCGACTTGGCAGACATTGCCCGGGCCACCAAAAGATA TGATGAATGTTCAATGATCATGAATGCGCTGCGGCAACGGCTGGGGGACACTGGTGCGAATTGGCGTCATGTGTATAAG GCATTGGCTGTGATTGAGTATCTTCTTGCTAATGGTACTGAACGTGCTGTCGATGAAATTACTGACAATAGCTCACAGATTGCG AAACTTACGAGTTTCGAGTATGTGGAGTCCAATGGAAAAGATGCTGGGCTCAACGTGCGAAAGAAGGCTGAAACAGTTCTATCAATTGTGGATGACAGGGAGAAACTTCAACAAGTCAGGGAGAAGGCTGCTGCTTCGAGGGATAA GTACTTTGGTTTGTCATCGACTGGGGTAACATACAAGTCAAGCGCAGCATCATTTGGCAGTGGCAGCTACTCATCTGGTGGTCGCTATGGAAGCGCACATAGTTCAAAGGAAGCTGACGCATCCAGGGATAGCTACAGAGGCAACATCCGTAAAGAACCAATTTCGGATTTCAGAAGCACTAGACAAATGTCGATAGGAGGACACACGAGCAGTACAACTGAATATAAATCAAGAAAGGGACAAGGGCGTCGCAGGAG AAATCAAGATTCCTCAACATCACACCTAAAATCATCATCAAATCTTAGCTCCACATCTGGAGGCCCAAGTTCACAGAAAGTGAACAACGAAGATGACGATGACTTCAACCCACGAGGGCCTTCCGCACCAG CTACTGCAAGCTATAATCACGTGGATCTCTTTGGACAAAGTTTAATGGATGACCTTGTTAACAAGACTGCATCTACTTCAAGAGCACTGCAAAATGTTGGAACTGCTTCTTTACCAGAAGTTGATTTATTTGCTGATACAGATTTCCAGTCTGCTAATGCTCCACTAGAGTTGGCAACTGCTTCTCGCTCTCAG ATGTTATCACATGAAAATATTGATCTATTTGCAGGCAGATCATCATTTGCTGGTTCTGCTAATTCAGATACAGGATTCTCAGTACGTGGTAGCCCTAATAAATCTTCAGACCTTATGCCATCATCCCTTACACATTCCAATGCCTCTGCTTTTGATCCATTTCAACCATCCTTTGTGACATCATTCCCTTCGTACACTGAGTTCTCAGTGCATGACGCCCCAGGCAAATCCAAAACCCCCTCACATCAGCATTCCAGCGCTGCAGATTTTGATCCTTTTGCTGCAATTCCAGTGAAGACTCTTGATGAATCTGACTCCTTCAGTGCATTCTCTTCAAATACGGTTTCAGGTCAAACTAAAACGGAAAGTTTAAAATGTTCTTATCGTAGTCCTTTTGAGGAGCTGAATTTTGGTGCCTTTACTTCACATACGGAATCGCCTAGAACAATTGCCACCAAACTCATGAATAAATCCCCCACAAAGCTGGAGCCGGCCTCCATGTCAGAATCAAAATCAGATGTGAAGAAAGGGGCTTTTCAGGTCAAGTCTGGCATATGGGCTGATTCTTTGAGTCGTGGGCTGATTGATTTGAATATAACTGCCTGTAAGTATCTCTACATTATTCCACTAAAAAAAGTATGTACTCTTTTTTATGCATGTTTTTGGTGGTGCCCTGCATGTCACTTATCTGGTATAGAAACTTTATTATTAGCTGTATCAAAGCATGAATATATATATCACATGAGCTGCAGTCCAAGTTCTACACGCTCTCTATCAGTAGGAACAAAATTTACCACAAGTAAACATACTTCAAGACTGTACATTGTGTGTTTTTATTCATAA
- the LOC120707973 gene encoding clathrin interactor EPSIN 1-like isoform X3 encodes MDFMKVLDQTVREIKREVNLKVLKVPEIEQKVLDATSDEPWGPHLSDLADIARATKRYDECSMIMNALRQRLGDTGANWRHVYKALAVIEYLLANGTERAVDEITDNSSQIAKLTSFEYVESNGKDAGLNVRKKAETVLSIVDDREKLQQVREKAAASRDKYFGLSSTGVTYKSSAASFGSGSYSSGGRYGSAHSSKEADASRDSYRGNIRKEPISDFRSTRQMSIGGHTSSTTEYKSRKGQGRRRRNQDSSTSHLKSSSNLSSTSGGPSSQKVNNEDDDDFNPRGPSAPATASYNHVDLFGQSLMDDLVNKTASTSRALQNVGTASLPEVDLFADTDFQSANAPLELATASRSQMLSHENIDLFAGRSSFAGSANSDTGFSVRGSPNKSSDLMPSSLTHSNASAFDPFQPSFVTSFPSYTEFSVHDAPGKSKTPSHQHSSAADFDPFAAIPVKTLDESDSFSAFSSNTVSGQTKTESLKCSYRSPFEELNFGAFTSHTESPRTIATKLMNKSPTKLEPASMSESKSDVKKGAFQVKSGIWADSLSRGLIDLNITAFRKTTGGKITLGTVRLQEKGVEQAYEYMLL; translated from the exons ATGGATTTCATGAAGGTGCTCGATCAGACCGTCCGGGAGAT AAAGAGGGAGGTGAACCTCAAGGTCCTCAAGGTGCCGGAAATCGAGCAAAAG GTTCTTGATGCCACAAGCGATGAGCCATGGGGGCCTCACTTGTCCGACTTGGCAGACATTGCCCGGGCCACCAAAAGATA TGATGAATGTTCAATGATCATGAATGCGCTGCGGCAACGGCTGGGGGACACTGGTGCGAATTGGCGTCATGTGTATAAG GCATTGGCTGTGATTGAGTATCTTCTTGCTAATGGTACTGAACGTGCTGTCGATGAAATTACTGACAATAGCTCACAGATTGCG AAACTTACGAGTTTCGAGTATGTGGAGTCCAATGGAAAAGATGCTGGGCTCAACGTGCGAAAGAAGGCTGAAACAGTTCTATCAATTGTGGATGACAGGGAGAAACTTCAACAAGTCAGGGAGAAGGCTGCTGCTTCGAGGGATAA GTACTTTGGTTTGTCATCGACTGGGGTAACATACAAGTCAAGCGCAGCATCATTTGGCAGTGGCAGCTACTCATCTGGTGGTCGCTATGGAAGCGCACATAGTTCAAAGGAAGCTGACGCATCCAGGGATAGCTACAGAGGCAACATCCGTAAAGAACCAATTTCGGATTTCAGAAGCACTAGACAAATGTCGATAGGAGGACACACGAGCAGTACAACTGAATATAAATCAAGAAAGGGACAAGGGCGTCGCAGGAG AAATCAAGATTCCTCAACATCACACCTAAAATCATCATCAAATCTTAGCTCCACATCTGGAGGCCCAAGTTCACAGAAAGTGAACAACGAAGATGACGATGACTTCAACCCACGAGGGCCTTCCGCACCAG CTACTGCAAGCTATAATCACGTGGATCTCTTTGGACAAAGTTTAATGGATGACCTTGTTAACAAGACTGCATCTACTTCAAGAGCACTGCAAAATGTTGGAACTGCTTCTTTACCAGAAGTTGATTTATTTGCTGATACAGATTTCCAGTCTGCTAATGCTCCACTAGAGTTGGCAACTGCTTCTCGCTCTCAG ATGTTATCACATGAAAATATTGATCTATTTGCAGGCAGATCATCATTTGCTGGTTCTGCTAATTCAGATACAGGATTCTCAGTACGTGGTAGCCCTAATAAATCTTCAGACCTTATGCCATCATCCCTTACACATTCCAATGCCTCTGCTTTTGATCCATTTCAACCATCCTTTGTGACATCATTCCCTTCGTACACTGAGTTCTCAGTGCATGACGCCCCAGGCAAATCCAAAACCCCCTCACATCAGCATTCCAGCGCTGCAGATTTTGATCCTTTTGCTGCAATTCCAGTGAAGACTCTTGATGAATCTGACTCCTTCAGTGCATTCTCTTCAAATACGGTTTCAGGTCAAACTAAAACGGAAAGTTTAAAATGTTCTTATCGTAGTCCTTTTGAGGAGCTGAATTTTGGTGCCTTTACTTCACATACGGAATCGCCTAGAACAATTGCCACCAAACTCATGAATAAATCCCCCACAAAGCTGGAGCCGGCCTCCATGTCAGAATCAAAATCAGATGTGAAGAAAGGGGCTTTTCAGGTCAAGTCTGGCATATGGGCTGATTCTTTGAGTCGTGGGCTGATTGATTTGAATATAACTGCCT TTCGCAAAACAACTGGAGGCAAGATTACACTCGGTACAGTAAGACTGCAGGAGAAAGGAGTTGAGCAAGCTTACGAGTACATGTTATTGTAG
- the LOC120707973 gene encoding clathrin interactor EPSIN 1-like isoform X2 produces the protein MDFMKVLDQTVREIKREVNLKVLKVPEIEQKVLDATSDEPWGPHLSDLADIARATKRYDECSMIMNALRQRLGDTGANWRHVYKALAVIEYLLANGTERAVDEITDNSSQIAKLTSFEYVESNGKDAGLNVRKKAETVLSIVDDREKLQQVREKAAASRDKYFGLSSTGVTYKSSAASFGSGSYSSGGRYGSAHSSKEADASRDSYRGNIRKEPISDFRSTRQMSIGGHTSSTTEYKSRKGQGRRRRNQDSSTSHLKSSSNLSSTSGGPSSQKVNNEDDDDFNPRGPSAPATASYNHVDLFGQSLMDDLVNKTASTSRALQNVGTASLPEVDLFADTDFQSANAPLELATASRSQMLSHENIDLFAGRSSFAGSANSDTGFSVRGSPNKSSDLMPSSLTHSNASAFDPFQPSFVTSFPSYTEFSVHDAPGKSKTPSHQHSSAADFDPFAAIPVKTLDESDSFSAFSSNTVSGQTKTESLKCSYRSPFEELNFGAFTSHTESPRTIATKLMNKSPTKLEPASMSESKSDVKKGAFQVKSGIWADSLSRGLIDLNITASKKVDLSDVGVVGKLSDGSEDKGPAVPWCTATTMGTGSGMQGRSGSLSSTGSTGGTDNFQQQQFGSFK, from the exons ATGGATTTCATGAAGGTGCTCGATCAGACCGTCCGGGAGAT AAAGAGGGAGGTGAACCTCAAGGTCCTCAAGGTGCCGGAAATCGAGCAAAAG GTTCTTGATGCCACAAGCGATGAGCCATGGGGGCCTCACTTGTCCGACTTGGCAGACATTGCCCGGGCCACCAAAAGATA TGATGAATGTTCAATGATCATGAATGCGCTGCGGCAACGGCTGGGGGACACTGGTGCGAATTGGCGTCATGTGTATAAG GCATTGGCTGTGATTGAGTATCTTCTTGCTAATGGTACTGAACGTGCTGTCGATGAAATTACTGACAATAGCTCACAGATTGCG AAACTTACGAGTTTCGAGTATGTGGAGTCCAATGGAAAAGATGCTGGGCTCAACGTGCGAAAGAAGGCTGAAACAGTTCTATCAATTGTGGATGACAGGGAGAAACTTCAACAAGTCAGGGAGAAGGCTGCTGCTTCGAGGGATAA GTACTTTGGTTTGTCATCGACTGGGGTAACATACAAGTCAAGCGCAGCATCATTTGGCAGTGGCAGCTACTCATCTGGTGGTCGCTATGGAAGCGCACATAGTTCAAAGGAAGCTGACGCATCCAGGGATAGCTACAGAGGCAACATCCGTAAAGAACCAATTTCGGATTTCAGAAGCACTAGACAAATGTCGATAGGAGGACACACGAGCAGTACAACTGAATATAAATCAAGAAAGGGACAAGGGCGTCGCAGGAG AAATCAAGATTCCTCAACATCACACCTAAAATCATCATCAAATCTTAGCTCCACATCTGGAGGCCCAAGTTCACAGAAAGTGAACAACGAAGATGACGATGACTTCAACCCACGAGGGCCTTCCGCACCAG CTACTGCAAGCTATAATCACGTGGATCTCTTTGGACAAAGTTTAATGGATGACCTTGTTAACAAGACTGCATCTACTTCAAGAGCACTGCAAAATGTTGGAACTGCTTCTTTACCAGAAGTTGATTTATTTGCTGATACAGATTTCCAGTCTGCTAATGCTCCACTAGAGTTGGCAACTGCTTCTCGCTCTCAG ATGTTATCACATGAAAATATTGATCTATTTGCAGGCAGATCATCATTTGCTGGTTCTGCTAATTCAGATACAGGATTCTCAGTACGTGGTAGCCCTAATAAATCTTCAGACCTTATGCCATCATCCCTTACACATTCCAATGCCTCTGCTTTTGATCCATTTCAACCATCCTTTGTGACATCATTCCCTTCGTACACTGAGTTCTCAGTGCATGACGCCCCAGGCAAATCCAAAACCCCCTCACATCAGCATTCCAGCGCTGCAGATTTTGATCCTTTTGCTGCAATTCCAGTGAAGACTCTTGATGAATCTGACTCCTTCAGTGCATTCTCTTCAAATACGGTTTCAGGTCAAACTAAAACGGAAAGTTTAAAATGTTCTTATCGTAGTCCTTTTGAGGAGCTGAATTTTGGTGCCTTTACTTCACATACGGAATCGCCTAGAACAATTGCCACCAAACTCATGAATAAATCCCCCACAAAGCTGGAGCCGGCCTCCATGTCAGAATCAAAATCAGATGTGAAGAAAGGGGCTTTTCAGGTCAAGTCTGGCATATGGGCTGATTCTTTGAGTCGTGGGCTGATTGATTTGAATATAACTGCCT CAAAGAAGGTCGATCTTTCAGATGTAGGGGTTGTTGGGAAATTGAGCGACGGATCTGAGGATAAAGGCCCAGCTGTTCCATGGTGCACGGCGACAACAATGGGCACCGGATCAGGCATGCAAGGCAGGTCTGGTTCTCTATCGTCCACAGGATCCACCGGTGGAACTGATAatttccagcagcagcagtttggAAGCTTCAAGTGA
- the LOC120707973 gene encoding clathrin interactor EPSIN 1-like isoform X4, whose protein sequence is MIMNALRQRLGDTGANWRHVYKALAVIEYLLANGTERAVDEITDNSSQIAKLTSFEYVESNGKDAGLNVRKKAETVLSIVDDREKLQQVREKAAASRDKYFGLSSTGVTYKSSAASFGSGSYSSGGRYGSAHSSKEADASRDSYRGNIRKEPISDFRSTRQMSIGGHTSSTTEYKSRKGQGRRRRNQDSSTSHLKSSSNLSSTSGGPSSQKVNNEDDDDFNPRGPSAPATASYNHVDLFGQSLMDDLVNKTASTSRALQNVGTASLPEVDLFADTDFQSANAPLELATASRSQMLSHENIDLFAGRSSFAGSANSDTGFSVRGSPNKSSDLMPSSLTHSNASAFDPFQPSFVTSFPSYTEFSVHDAPGKSKTPSHQHSSAADFDPFAAIPVKTLDESDSFSAFSSNTVSGQTKTESLKCSYRSPFEELNFGAFTSHTESPRTIATKLMNKSPTKLEPASMSESKSDVKKGAFQVKSGIWADSLSRGLIDLNITACKYLYIIPLKKVCTLFYACFWWCPACHLSGIETLLLAVSKHEYIYHMSCSPSSTRSLSVGTKFTTSKHTSRLYIVCFYS, encoded by the exons ATGATCATGAATGCGCTGCGGCAACGGCTGGGGGACACTGGTGCGAATTGGCGTCATGTGTATAAG GCATTGGCTGTGATTGAGTATCTTCTTGCTAATGGTACTGAACGTGCTGTCGATGAAATTACTGACAATAGCTCACAGATTGCG AAACTTACGAGTTTCGAGTATGTGGAGTCCAATGGAAAAGATGCTGGGCTCAACGTGCGAAAGAAGGCTGAAACAGTTCTATCAATTGTGGATGACAGGGAGAAACTTCAACAAGTCAGGGAGAAGGCTGCTGCTTCGAGGGATAA GTACTTTGGTTTGTCATCGACTGGGGTAACATACAAGTCAAGCGCAGCATCATTTGGCAGTGGCAGCTACTCATCTGGTGGTCGCTATGGAAGCGCACATAGTTCAAAGGAAGCTGACGCATCCAGGGATAGCTACAGAGGCAACATCCGTAAAGAACCAATTTCGGATTTCAGAAGCACTAGACAAATGTCGATAGGAGGACACACGAGCAGTACAACTGAATATAAATCAAGAAAGGGACAAGGGCGTCGCAGGAG AAATCAAGATTCCTCAACATCACACCTAAAATCATCATCAAATCTTAGCTCCACATCTGGAGGCCCAAGTTCACAGAAAGTGAACAACGAAGATGACGATGACTTCAACCCACGAGGGCCTTCCGCACCAG CTACTGCAAGCTATAATCACGTGGATCTCTTTGGACAAAGTTTAATGGATGACCTTGTTAACAAGACTGCATCTACTTCAAGAGCACTGCAAAATGTTGGAACTGCTTCTTTACCAGAAGTTGATTTATTTGCTGATACAGATTTCCAGTCTGCTAATGCTCCACTAGAGTTGGCAACTGCTTCTCGCTCTCAG ATGTTATCACATGAAAATATTGATCTATTTGCAGGCAGATCATCATTTGCTGGTTCTGCTAATTCAGATACAGGATTCTCAGTACGTGGTAGCCCTAATAAATCTTCAGACCTTATGCCATCATCCCTTACACATTCCAATGCCTCTGCTTTTGATCCATTTCAACCATCCTTTGTGACATCATTCCCTTCGTACACTGAGTTCTCAGTGCATGACGCCCCAGGCAAATCCAAAACCCCCTCACATCAGCATTCCAGCGCTGCAGATTTTGATCCTTTTGCTGCAATTCCAGTGAAGACTCTTGATGAATCTGACTCCTTCAGTGCATTCTCTTCAAATACGGTTTCAGGTCAAACTAAAACGGAAAGTTTAAAATGTTCTTATCGTAGTCCTTTTGAGGAGCTGAATTTTGGTGCCTTTACTTCACATACGGAATCGCCTAGAACAATTGCCACCAAACTCATGAATAAATCCCCCACAAAGCTGGAGCCGGCCTCCATGTCAGAATCAAAATCAGATGTGAAGAAAGGGGCTTTTCAGGTCAAGTCTGGCATATGGGCTGATTCTTTGAGTCGTGGGCTGATTGATTTGAATATAACTGCCTGTAAGTATCTCTACATTATTCCACTAAAAAAAGTATGTACTCTTTTTTATGCATGTTTTTGGTGGTGCCCTGCATGTCACTTATCTGGTATAGAAACTTTATTATTAGCTGTATCAAAGCATGAATATATATATCACATGAGCTGCAGTCCAAGTTCTACACGCTCTCTATCAGTAGGAACAAAATTTACCACAAGTAAACATACTTCAAGACTGTACATTGTGTGTTTTTATTCATAA
- the LOC120707973 gene encoding clathrin interactor EPSIN 1-like isoform X5, protein MVLNVLSMKLLTIAHRLREKLQQVREKAAASRDKYFGLSSTGVTYKSSAASFGSGSYSSGGRYGSAHSSKEADASRDSYRGNIRKEPISDFRSTRQMSIGGHTSSTTEYKSRKGQGRRRRNQDSSTSHLKSSSNLSSTSGGPSSQKVNNEDDDDFNPRGPSAPATASYNHVDLFGQSLMDDLVNKTASTSRALQNVGTASLPEVDLFADTDFQSANAPLELATASRSQMLSHENIDLFAGRSSFAGSANSDTGFSVRGSPNKSSDLMPSSLTHSNASAFDPFQPSFVTSFPSYTEFSVHDAPGKSKTPSHQHSSAADFDPFAAIPVKTLDESDSFSAFSSNTVSGQTKTESLKCSYRSPFEELNFGAFTSHTESPRTIATKLMNKSPTKLEPASMSESKSDVKKGAFQVKSGIWADSLSRGLIDLNITACKYLYIIPLKKVCTLFYACFWWCPACHLSGIETLLLAVSKHEYIYHMSCSPSSTRSLSVGTKFTTSKHTSRLYIVCFYS, encoded by the exons ATGGTACTGAACGTGCTGTCGATGAAATTACTGACAATAGCTCACAGATTGCG GGAGAAACTTCAACAAGTCAGGGAGAAGGCTGCTGCTTCGAGGGATAA GTACTTTGGTTTGTCATCGACTGGGGTAACATACAAGTCAAGCGCAGCATCATTTGGCAGTGGCAGCTACTCATCTGGTGGTCGCTATGGAAGCGCACATAGTTCAAAGGAAGCTGACGCATCCAGGGATAGCTACAGAGGCAACATCCGTAAAGAACCAATTTCGGATTTCAGAAGCACTAGACAAATGTCGATAGGAGGACACACGAGCAGTACAACTGAATATAAATCAAGAAAGGGACAAGGGCGTCGCAGGAG AAATCAAGATTCCTCAACATCACACCTAAAATCATCATCAAATCTTAGCTCCACATCTGGAGGCCCAAGTTCACAGAAAGTGAACAACGAAGATGACGATGACTTCAACCCACGAGGGCCTTCCGCACCAG CTACTGCAAGCTATAATCACGTGGATCTCTTTGGACAAAGTTTAATGGATGACCTTGTTAACAAGACTGCATCTACTTCAAGAGCACTGCAAAATGTTGGAACTGCTTCTTTACCAGAAGTTGATTTATTTGCTGATACAGATTTCCAGTCTGCTAATGCTCCACTAGAGTTGGCAACTGCTTCTCGCTCTCAG ATGTTATCACATGAAAATATTGATCTATTTGCAGGCAGATCATCATTTGCTGGTTCTGCTAATTCAGATACAGGATTCTCAGTACGTGGTAGCCCTAATAAATCTTCAGACCTTATGCCATCATCCCTTACACATTCCAATGCCTCTGCTTTTGATCCATTTCAACCATCCTTTGTGACATCATTCCCTTCGTACACTGAGTTCTCAGTGCATGACGCCCCAGGCAAATCCAAAACCCCCTCACATCAGCATTCCAGCGCTGCAGATTTTGATCCTTTTGCTGCAATTCCAGTGAAGACTCTTGATGAATCTGACTCCTTCAGTGCATTCTCTTCAAATACGGTTTCAGGTCAAACTAAAACGGAAAGTTTAAAATGTTCTTATCGTAGTCCTTTTGAGGAGCTGAATTTTGGTGCCTTTACTTCACATACGGAATCGCCTAGAACAATTGCCACCAAACTCATGAATAAATCCCCCACAAAGCTGGAGCCGGCCTCCATGTCAGAATCAAAATCAGATGTGAAGAAAGGGGCTTTTCAGGTCAAGTCTGGCATATGGGCTGATTCTTTGAGTCGTGGGCTGATTGATTTGAATATAACTGCCTGTAAGTATCTCTACATTATTCCACTAAAAAAAGTATGTACTCTTTTTTATGCATGTTTTTGGTGGTGCCCTGCATGTCACTTATCTGGTATAGAAACTTTATTATTAGCTGTATCAAAGCATGAATATATATATCACATGAGCTGCAGTCCAAGTTCTACACGCTCTCTATCAGTAGGAACAAAATTTACCACAAGTAAACATACTTCAAGACTGTACATTGTGTGTTTTTATTCATAA